A genomic segment from Pseudorca crassidens isolate mPseCra1 chromosome 4, mPseCra1.hap1, whole genome shotgun sequence encodes:
- the STBD1 gene encoding starch-binding domain-containing protein 1, producing MGAVWSALLVGGGLAGALFVWLLRDTGKEGDAEQGKDASPGEAAAPGGDQGGGGGLSPGPSRRELVTKPEHLQESNGCLVSTTKGPGDLQEAAWRLQSPSGEGSNRDNSRAHVPSGQFPDTQSLATSETGNSRSYSDVSGNESLGSPIGEWGFQKGQEKTAKTAPCLAEKLPSSNLLLDRAQEGVSLAQLDSRARADHVDWEMVSRHASWGDVGLGGSLESPVLSSKQDYDRSTLVEARGQEVDVKPKRVGAVSSEAHQVSVSFQVHYITRAGVQCLAVTGDHESLGRWNTYIPLQCSKDGLWSRSVPLPADTVVEWKFVVVENGEVTRWEECSNRSLETGHEDKVVHKWWGIH from the exons ATGGGCGCCGTCTGGTCCGCCCTGCTGGTCGGAGGGGGTCTGGCCGGAGCGCTTTTCGTTTGGCTGCTGCGGGACACGGGAAAGGAGGGGGATGCGGAGCAGGGGAAGGACGCCTCTCCAGGGGAGGCTGCGGCTCCGGGAGGCGATCAGGGTGGTGGCGGCGGACTGAGCCCTGGACCTTCTAGGCGGGAGCTGGTCACCAAACCAG agcatCTTCAAGAAAGCAATGGATGTTTGGTTTCTACGACTAAAGGCCCTGGTGACCTGCAGGAAGCAGCATGGAGACTGCAGAGTCCTTCTGGAGAAGGCAGTAACCGTGACAATTCAAGAGCACATGTTCCCTCTGGACAATTTCCAGACACACAATCTCTAGCTACCTCTGAGACTGGTAACTCTAGAAGTTACTCTGACGTTTCAGGAAACGAAAGCCTTGGATCTCCTATAGGAGAATGGGGATTCCAAAAAGGCCAAGAGAAAACTGCTAAAACAGCTCCATGTCTGGCAGAGAAGCTGCCTTCTAGCAACCTGCTCCTGGACAGAGCGCAAGAAGGAGTGAGCCTCGCACAGTTGGACAGTCGGGCCCGGGCTGACCACGTGGACTGGGAGATGGTGTCCCGGCACGCATCCTGGGGCGATGTTGGTTTGGGTGGCAGTCTTGAGTCTCCAGTGTTAAGCTCTAAGCAGGACTATGACAGAAGCACTCTCGTGGAGGCAAGAGGTCAGGAAGTGGATGTGAAACCAAAAAGGGTAGGAGCAGTGTCTTCAGAGGCTCatcaggttagtgtcagcttccAGGTCCATTATATCACACGCGCTGGTGTGCAATGCCTTGCAGTAACTGGAGACCATGAGAGTCTTGGGAGGTGGAACACTTACATCCCACTCCAGTGTAGCAAGGACGGGCTCTGGTCTCGTTCTGTGCCCCTGCCAGCAGACACAGTGGTGGAATGGAAGTTCGTGGTAGTAGAGAATGGGGAAGTTACCCGTTGGGAAGAATGCAGCAATAGATCCTTAGAGACTGGCCATGAGGATAAAGTGGTTCACAAGTGGTGGGGGATTCACTGA